From one Bacteroides intestinalis DSM 17393 genomic stretch:
- a CDS encoding alpha/beta hydrolase gives MRNYYLVLLLLMTNLFSYAQQTLIKDSLKSEVLGQTRHLNLVISDTVGMQPGKKLNVVYVLDGDNAFVNLVASQISFVTDMESDKGVPAYLVVGIESENTRMDDFIAKGEYRVTGRADLFLDFMSNELFPYIEAHYNLNNHRVCVGHSLGGSLCMHVLCNRDSMFNAYMLFSPNLIYEKHQLIRDFKTKNPDSLHKFVFIANGDAGELEQNYLKGVEELDSLITNSPQIDNFKIIFEYMSDVNHSESVPVSFGKAVKEYLGYSYGTPKEEE, from the coding sequence ATGAGAAACTACTATTTGGTATTACTACTCTTAATGACTAATTTATTTAGTTACGCGCAACAAACCCTCATTAAGGACTCTCTAAAGTCTGAAGTCTTAGGACAGACCCGTCATTTGAATCTGGTAATATCGGATACAGTCGGTATGCAACCAGGTAAGAAATTGAATGTAGTATATGTTTTGGATGGGGATAATGCATTTGTGAATTTGGTGGCATCACAAATCTCTTTTGTAACAGATATGGAGTCTGATAAAGGAGTTCCTGCATATTTGGTAGTAGGCATTGAGTCCGAAAATACCAGAATGGATGATTTTATAGCAAAAGGAGAATATAGAGTGACAGGACGTGCTGATCTGTTTCTGGACTTCATGTCTAATGAATTGTTTCCATATATCGAAGCTCACTATAATTTAAATAACCATAGAGTTTGTGTCGGGCATTCATTGGGAGGTTCCTTATGTATGCATGTTTTGTGTAACCGGGATTCCATGTTTAATGCCTATATGCTGTTTAGTCCCAACTTGATCTATGAGAAACATCAATTGATTCGTGACTTTAAAACCAAGAATCCGGATAGTCTTCATAAATTTGTTTTCATAGCCAATGGTGATGCCGGGGAATTGGAGCAGAATTATCTTAAAGGCGTGGAGGAACTGGATTCACTCATTACTAATTCTCCTCAAATAGACAATTTCAAAATTATATTCGAATATATGTCTGATGTCAACCATTCGGAATCTGTACCTGTGTCATTTGGGAAAGCGGTGAAAGAATATTTAGGTTATTCATATGGAACTCCGAAAGAAGAAGAATGA
- a CDS encoding class I SAM-dependent methyltransferase, whose protein sequence is MSNENKSIHEFDFSLICEYFSSVERQGPGSAETTIKALSFVEGLTDKSLIADLGCGTGGQTITLAQHTPGQITGIDLFPDFINQFNSNAEHFNLQDRVKGIIGSMDELPFRNEELDLIWSEGAIYNIGFEYGLNLWRPVLKKGGYIAVSEVSWFTDERPAEIDDFWMDAYPEINTIPNKLAQMQKAGYIPVACFCIPENCWIEHFYMPQVEAQEDFLRKYKGNQAAEELIANQRHEQQLYYKYKDFYGYAFYIGKKI, encoded by the coding sequence ATGAGTAACGAAAATAAATCTATTCACGAATTCGATTTTAGTTTAATCTGCGAATACTTTTCAAGTGTAGAACGTCAGGGACCGGGAAGTGCTGAAACAACAATCAAGGCTCTTAGCTTTGTTGAGGGGCTTACGGATAAATCTCTGATTGCTGATCTGGGTTGTGGCACAGGTGGCCAGACAATTACGCTGGCGCAACATACTCCGGGACAAATTACAGGCATTGATTTGTTTCCTGATTTTATTAACCAATTCAATAGTAATGCCGAGCACTTTAATCTTCAGGACAGAGTGAAAGGTATTATTGGATCAATGGATGAACTTCCGTTCCGGAATGAAGAATTAGATCTTATCTGGTCGGAAGGAGCCATCTATAATATTGGTTTTGAATATGGGTTGAATCTATGGCGTCCGGTTTTGAAGAAAGGCGGTTATATTGCCGTATCAGAGGTGTCATGGTTCACTGACGAACGTCCGGCTGAGATCGATGATTTCTGGATGGATGCTTATCCTGAAATAAATACGATTCCCAATAAGCTGGCACAGATGCAGAAGGCCGGATATATCCCTGTAGCCTGTTTCTGTATACCGGAAAATTGCTGGATCGAACATTTCTATATGCCGCAGGTTGAAGCCCAAGAGGACTTCCTACGAAAATATAAAGGTAACCAAGCTGCTGAAGAACTGATTGCCAATCAGCGCCATGAGCAACAATTATACTATAAGTATAAAGACTTTTATGGTTATGCATTCTACATTGGGAAGAAAATCTAA
- a CDS encoding formamidopyrimidine-DNA glycosylase — MLELPEVLTLSKQANDVLSGKTITQVFNATKPHKFTFYSGDPLEYGKLLVGKTILSSKGYGMFVDFYLSGNVIMNIGDGVSARYYNPGDKVPANYQLLLTFKDESFLVFTVAMYGFISAYPDAVIDNKYYTISRESISPLSDAYTEAEFEKLFAFAKKTLTAKALLATEQRIPGVGNGVTQDILFNAGIHPKQKVFDLSDGQKGVLFKSLKDTLMAMTSGRGRDTQTDLYGNEGGYKTILSSKTWKNPCPRCGSVIVKEAYLGGSVYYCSECQKIRKT; from the coding sequence ATGTTAGAATTGCCAGAAGTACTTACACTGAGTAAGCAAGCCAATGATGTTTTAAGTGGTAAAACGATTACGCAAGTGTTCAATGCTACCAAGCCTCATAAGTTCACGTTTTACAGTGGCGATCCACTGGAGTATGGAAAGTTGCTCGTCGGAAAGACGATTTTGTCGTCTAAAGGGTATGGAATGTTTGTCGATTTCTACCTGTCGGGCAATGTGATAATGAATATTGGTGACGGGGTGAGCGCACGTTACTATAATCCGGGTGATAAAGTTCCTGCCAATTACCAGTTGCTGCTGACCTTTAAAGATGAATCGTTCCTTGTATTTACGGTTGCTATGTATGGCTTTATCAGTGCCTATCCCGATGCCGTTATCGACAATAAATATTATACGATAAGCCGTGAAAGTATTTCCCCGCTGAGTGATGCTTATACGGAAGCGGAATTTGAGAAATTATTTGCTTTCGCCAAAAAGACATTGACGGCTAAAGCTCTGCTGGCTACCGAACAACGTATTCCGGGCGTAGGAAATGGGGTAACGCAGGATATTCTGTTCAATGCCGGGATTCACCCGAAACAGAAAGTGTTTGACCTGTCGGATGGACAGAAAGGGGTACTTTTTAAATCTCTGAAGGATACCTTAATGGCTATGACTTCCGGAAGAGGCCGTGATACCCAGACGGATCTTTATGGAAATGAGGGAGGGTATAAAACGATTCTTTCTTCCAAAACATGGAAGAATCCTTGTCCGCGTTGTGGCAGCGTAATTGTCAAAGAAGCCTATCTTGGAGGATCGGTTTACTATTGTTCTGAGTGTCAGAAAATAAGGAAAACATAA
- a CDS encoding hybrid sensor histidine kinase/response regulator transcription factor — MKGFLIIKNIILSKQTLLLVYILVWGMQAYSSDILSSAFPYNYRYKSFKNIYFPIESNVVNVVFQDDTGLVWVGTQSGLFSYNGYQIYKLARETDIEYANITAIVQVSKEYLCIGTNKGLRFLNLFTEQFENLYPVTQMVKSVRSLAVWDNKLWIGTNDEGLLYYDFQDEFIVHLPLDPGKSKSIVYSFEPADGRLYIGSYDGLSCYDPVKQVRETVILPEKFRKLMVNSLLWDEQQNCLWIGTEGYLLRYCLNDSRVEPSLALPSNTFKTLAFDNKNNIVIGTDNGLYIYSRSFGKVNHILHDLRNEQSLCNNVISCSYIDRNNNVWLGTDYGISLIVDDSAFQFIHISELTDERNGNDFTHIYKDSKGGYWLGGTNGLLLFDKNGKVKCFNIENPKNLLRHNKIRCIYEDRDHIVWIATDAGVARYDREREKFVHYNIVDRLNRKKANWAYDVYEDEYGSLWIATYLGGIFIVNKRELLAHDDRVLFRAEWNLSDSLISTKVSEIAYQIETDKYGFIWVNTQKGLARIDCKARKIHILDVYPNRMIYDGIQSIWYSSNNEIYKLNVLTYTSEKIGELSRGSQVHSFVLENTNIWVSCTEGVMAWDIVSSQRTGMAFSGRYYQAGFYDRQHDVILWGGYDGISYVSTHAIKSEKGAVPVIVTAVRSNDRQLLPMVDYAGSSIRYQNKIELPHTEKNLTFEFSTLAYSSESEFYYRLGNSKQWSKLEPGQNRISFANLHSGRYRLFMRNGNSDDPQLSPVTEFGFTILPPWYASVIAYVIYALALAVIVFVIIKYIRRNLRLKYERKEKEKTLELSNLKLDFFIHISHEIKAPLSLIIAPLSTLIKETKKPEHKSRLEFIYKHALKLNLLIHEVLDFKQMDYTSEDTLIRSNIELCSFIRNILDAFSTIFVDKNIRSAFVSNGEQMWMNLDIVKMESVISNIITNAIKFIPDEGGQIEVSIIQEEQTVAIQISDTGSGIRREDLPYVFIRYFQSKNKERRKDGSGIGLYIVRKFIELHGGHVSIHSAGDDCGTLVTITLPLSGDNCVVSMQNHSQADSQLTPLAGKPVLLIVDDNVEMATYLAEAFSEEYCCLHALNGKDGITIASEHYPDIILADQIMPEMDGIEFCREIRKMSQTALVPIIMLTARDDKETELKSMKAGVDVFMSKPFDVDKLRSRLEQLLQTRREIEKKLCVETTVHSQIKEKETDTGEAFITELVSIMEENMENTEFNVSMLCQLVGMDNKQLYRKVKQLAGVTPVDLIRRIRMKKAAVLLSQHRFSVSEVMYMVGYSNPSYFSKCFVAEYKISPSQYASKLQSERK, encoded by the coding sequence ATGAAAGGATTTCTGATTATAAAGAATATTATTCTTAGCAAGCAAACACTTCTTTTGGTTTATATTTTAGTTTGGGGTATGCAGGCGTATAGCTCTGATATTCTGTCTTCTGCTTTTCCGTATAATTATCGGTATAAAAGTTTTAAGAATATATATTTCCCAATAGAGTCTAATGTTGTAAATGTAGTCTTTCAAGATGATACAGGATTGGTGTGGGTCGGTACTCAAAGCGGTCTATTCTCTTATAATGGATATCAGATTTATAAATTGGCAAGAGAAACCGATATAGAGTATGCCAATATCACTGCGATTGTACAAGTAAGTAAAGAATACCTTTGTATCGGGACTAACAAGGGACTGCGATTTCTTAATCTGTTTACTGAACAGTTTGAGAATCTGTATCCGGTAACTCAAATGGTCAAGTCTGTCCGCTCTTTGGCTGTTTGGGATAATAAACTTTGGATAGGAACTAATGATGAAGGATTACTGTACTATGATTTTCAGGATGAATTCATAGTACATTTGCCATTAGATCCCGGAAAAAGTAAATCAATCGTTTATTCATTTGAACCGGCCGATGGTAGGCTTTATATAGGTTCTTATGATGGATTAAGCTGCTATGACCCGGTAAAACAAGTAAGAGAGACAGTCATATTGCCTGAAAAGTTCCGGAAGTTAATGGTGAATTCATTGCTGTGGGATGAACAACAGAATTGCCTATGGATTGGGACAGAAGGATATCTACTCAGGTATTGCCTTAATGACTCTCGTGTAGAACCGTCTCTTGCATTACCATCAAATACTTTTAAAACATTGGCTTTTGATAACAAGAATAACATTGTGATAGGTACGGATAATGGCCTGTATATTTATAGCCGAAGTTTTGGAAAAGTGAATCATATACTTCATGATTTGCGAAACGAGCAGTCCTTGTGTAATAATGTAATCTCTTGTAGCTATATTGACAGAAATAATAATGTTTGGTTAGGGACTGACTATGGTATATCGTTGATTGTTGATGATTCTGCTTTTCAGTTTATTCATATTTCTGAATTGACGGATGAGAGGAATGGTAATGATTTTACCCATATATACAAGGATAGCAAAGGAGGGTATTGGTTAGGAGGAACAAACGGACTTTTACTGTTTGACAAGAATGGTAAAGTGAAATGCTTTAATATTGAGAATCCGAAGAACTTGCTTCGGCATAACAAAATCAGATGTATATATGAAGATCGTGATCATATTGTATGGATTGCTACGGATGCCGGAGTGGCAAGATATGATAGGGAGAGGGAGAAGTTTGTACATTATAACATAGTAGACAGGCTGAATCGGAAGAAAGCAAATTGGGCGTATGATGTTTATGAGGATGAATATGGCAGCCTATGGATTGCGACTTATCTGGGCGGAATATTTATCGTTAACAAGCGGGAATTGCTTGCACACGATGATCGAGTTTTGTTTCGGGCGGAATGGAACTTGTCTGATTCATTGATTTCAACCAAGGTAAGTGAAATTGCTTATCAGATAGAAACTGATAAATATGGTTTCATCTGGGTCAATACTCAAAAAGGTTTAGCCCGGATAGACTGCAAAGCCCGTAAAATACATATATTAGACGTTTATCCGAATCGGATGATTTATGATGGAATTCAATCTATCTGGTATTCATCAAACAACGAGATTTATAAACTTAATGTCCTGACTTATACCAGTGAGAAAATAGGTGAATTATCCAGGGGAAGTCAGGTACACTCATTTGTGTTGGAAAATACCAATATTTGGGTTTCGTGTACGGAAGGAGTCATGGCATGGGATATTGTCTCATCGCAGAGAACCGGTATGGCATTTTCAGGAAGATATTACCAAGCCGGATTCTATGACAGGCAACATGATGTCATCTTGTGGGGAGGATATGATGGAATATCTTATGTATCCACTCATGCCATAAAGAGTGAAAAGGGAGCTGTCCCGGTTATTGTAACAGCTGTCCGGAGCAATGATAGGCAACTATTGCCTATGGTGGATTATGCAGGGAGTAGTATCCGATATCAGAATAAGATAGAATTGCCACATACGGAAAAGAATCTGACATTTGAGTTTTCCACATTAGCTTATTCTTCAGAATCTGAATTTTATTATCGTTTGGGAAACAGTAAACAATGGAGTAAATTAGAACCGGGACAGAATCGTATTTCTTTTGCCAATTTACATTCCGGCAGGTATAGGTTGTTCATGCGGAATGGGAACTCCGATGATCCTCAACTATCCCCGGTTACAGAGTTTGGTTTTACCATTCTTCCGCCATGGTATGCTTCAGTAATAGCCTATGTTATATATGCACTTGCATTGGCAGTGATCGTTTTTGTTATTATAAAATATATCCGAAGGAATCTTAGATTGAAATATGAGCGTAAAGAGAAAGAAAAGACGTTGGAGCTTTCAAATCTGAAATTAGACTTCTTCATTCATATTTCACATGAGATCAAGGCTCCTTTAAGCCTGATCATAGCTCCTTTAAGCACGTTGATTAAAGAAACTAAGAAGCCGGAACATAAAAGCCGACTGGAGTTTATATATAAACATGCACTGAAATTAAATTTGCTGATTCATGAAGTGCTTGATTTCAAGCAGATGGATTATACGAGTGAGGATACTTTGATCCGATCTAATATTGAATTATGTTCTTTTATAAGGAATATTCTGGATGCTTTTTCTACAATCTTTGTAGATAAAAATATCCGGTCGGCCTTTGTGTCCAATGGTGAACAGATGTGGATGAATTTGGATATAGTAAAGATGGAATCTGTAATCTCGAATATAATCACTAATGCTATTAAATTCATTCCTGATGAAGGAGGACAAATTGAGGTCTCCATAATTCAGGAAGAACAAACGGTAGCTATACAAATCTCGGATACCGGTAGCGGCATAAGGCGTGAAGATCTTCCTTATGTGTTTATCCGGTACTTTCAGAGTAAAAACAAAGAGAGGCGTAAAGATGGAAGTGGCATTGGTCTGTATATAGTTCGGAAGTTTATAGAATTGCATGGCGGACATGTTAGTATTCATAGTGCCGGTGATGATTGTGGAACTTTGGTCACCATCACTTTGCCTTTATCCGGTGATAATTGTGTGGTTTCCATGCAAAATCACTCTCAGGCGGACTCACAATTAACTCCGCTTGCAGGGAAACCTGTATTATTGATTGTTGATGATAATGTTGAAATGGCAACTTATCTGGCGGAGGCTTTTTCTGAAGAATACTGTTGTCTTCATGCCTTAAATGGTAAAGATGGGATAACTATTGCCTCTGAACACTACCCGGACATTATTCTTGCAGACCAGATTATGCCGGAAATGGATGGTATTGAGTTTTGTAGGGAGATACGGAAGATGTCACAAACGGCCTTAGTGCCTATTATTATGTTAACAGCGAGAGATGATAAGGAGACGGAACTTAAAAGTATGAAGGCAGGTGTGGATGTGTTTATGTCTAAGCCATTTGACGTCGATAAACTAAGGTCGAGGTTAGAACAATTACTTCAAACCCGGCGTGAAATAGAGAAGAAATTATGCGTTGAAACAACTGTACATTCTCAGATAAAAGAGAAAGAAACGGATACAGGGGAGGCTTTTATAACCGAGCTTGTTTCCATAATGGAAGAGAATATGGAAAACACTGAATTCAATGTTTCTATGCTTTGCCAGTTAGTGGGGATGGATAACAAACAACTATATCGGAAGGTTAAGCAGTTGGCAGGAGTGACTCCTGTAGATCTCATTCGCCGGATAAGGATGAAGAAAGCAGCCGTGTTACTATCGCAACATAGATTTTCCGTATCAGAAGTCATGTATATGGTCGGATATTCTAATCCGTCTTATTTCTCTAAATGCTTCGTAGCTGAATATAAAATTTCTCCAAGTCAATACGCGTCTAAATTACAGTCAGAAAGAAAATGA
- a CDS encoding LruC domain-containing protein, with protein sequence MRQKYLKGIMIVAVTIVFGSLVTGCMEKDVYNPDAGKQPLPDPDEYFGFETRGDVKLLVNYDVPGFTALVEVYDEDPMETVEGTPVKKEGVEAIFKTYTDNNGKYEGEMHIPTSVKTVYLYTAAWGLPRCVQLNVENNAVNFDMSVKKQKSSTRSYLFNGQVPYTINGRNHLYSLCKWGEAGSLDGTYLKSVDKIGDETPLEVAERLMKFFNPNGMSGVNNSYLYKGPRVTNIKITVETMLDVIFLKRDASYDNTFGYYYYKTDEEPQMISSVDKYIVFPNVKLFAYEGKYLPILKCGNKARLLYFDEDGKASEKFPAGYTVGWFIYADGFNGYYHDYDVKENEIRTKELRTSNEAFGNLNGFVSVKDEKSGKTIIGVEDGANQSYCDLLFYVDATPEGSIDDPDRPIIKPDDGKDDPEPDPVEPLKGTLAFEDIWPSGGDYDMNDVIVEYRREVTFNTKNMVTKITDIFTPVHDGATFSNAFAYQIDPGQFGKVTSNSTGVKVESETSSIIVTPNAKGSIGKTYTITREFNASFKKDDLKGYNPYIIVKYAEGQKDRTEVHLPKSKATSLANQSLIGTNQDAYYIDREGEYPFAIDIPVLGFKPVTESHRIDSEYLDFSKWAESKGTKYTDWYNNYSGPKK encoded by the coding sequence ATGAGACAAAAGTACTTAAAAGGTATTATGATTGTGGCTGTCACAATCGTATTCGGCAGCTTGGTGACAGGATGCATGGAAAAAGACGTGTATAATCCGGATGCAGGAAAACAGCCTTTACCTGATCCTGATGAATATTTCGGTTTTGAAACACGTGGTGATGTAAAACTTCTGGTGAACTATGACGTTCCGGGTTTTACTGCTCTTGTAGAGGTATATGACGAAGACCCGATGGAAACAGTGGAAGGTACACCGGTGAAAAAGGAAGGAGTAGAGGCTATATTCAAAACTTATACGGACAATAATGGAAAGTATGAAGGAGAGATGCATATACCTACTTCCGTGAAAACAGTATATTTGTATACTGCGGCATGGGGATTACCCAGATGCGTGCAACTGAATGTAGAGAATAATGCTGTAAACTTTGACATGAGTGTAAAAAAACAGAAGTCTTCTACTCGTTCTTATCTTTTCAATGGTCAGGTTCCATATACTATTAATGGGCGGAATCATCTCTATTCGTTGTGTAAGTGGGGAGAGGCAGGCTCTCTTGATGGTACATATCTGAAGTCGGTTGATAAGATTGGTGACGAGACTCCCTTAGAAGTAGCAGAACGCTTGATGAAATTTTTTAATCCTAATGGAATGTCGGGAGTAAATAATTCATATCTATATAAAGGACCCAGGGTTACCAATATAAAGATAACAGTAGAAACGATGTTGGATGTTATATTCCTTAAACGTGATGCATCTTATGATAATACATTCGGATATTATTATTATAAGACAGATGAGGAACCTCAGATGATATCTTCTGTTGATAAATATATTGTATTTCCAAATGTTAAATTATTTGCGTATGAGGGCAAGTATTTACCAATCTTGAAGTGTGGAAACAAAGCACGTTTGCTTTATTTTGATGAAGATGGTAAAGCAAGTGAGAAATTTCCGGCAGGGTATACGGTAGGCTGGTTTATATATGCTGATGGATTCAATGGGTACTACCATGATTATGATGTTAAAGAGAATGAAATTAGGACAAAAGAACTTCGTACTTCTAATGAGGCTTTTGGGAATTTGAATGGATTCGTTTCTGTGAAAGATGAGAAGAGCGGAAAAACGATTATAGGTGTTGAAGATGGGGCGAATCAAAGTTACTGTGACCTCTTATTCTATGTAGACGCCACTCCGGAAGGAAGTATTGATGATCCCGATAGACCTATTATTAAACCTGATGACGGTAAAGACGATCCGGAACCGGATCCGGTGGAACCTCTGAAAGGTACATTAGCCTTTGAGGATATCTGGCCTTCGGGCGGTGATTATGACATGAATGATGTAATAGTAGAATACAGGCGTGAAGTTACTTTTAATACCAAGAACATGGTAACGAAGATAACTGATATATTTACTCCGGTACACGATGGCGCTACATTCTCAAATGCGTTCGCTTATCAGATAGATCCCGGACAATTTGGTAAAGTGACCTCGAACTCAACGGGTGTAAAAGTAGAAAGTGAAACGTCGTCCATTATAGTGACTCCTAATGCTAAGGGAAGTATCGGCAAGACGTATACAATAACCAGGGAATTTAACGCTTCATTTAAGAAAGATGATTTGAAGGGGTATAATCCATATATCATTGTGAAATATGCTGAGGGACAAAAGGATAGGACAGAGGTGCATTTGCCTAAGTCTAAAGCTACATCCTTAGCGAATCAGTCACTTATCGGCACTAATCAGGATGCTTATTACATTGATCGTGAAGGGGAATATCCGTTTGCCATTGATATTCCTGTATTGGGCTTCAAGCCGGTGACAGAATCTCACCGTATTGACAGTGAATATCTTGATTTCTCGAAATGGGCAGAGTCAAAGGGTACTAAATATACAGACTGGTATAATAATTATTCCGGTCCAAAAAAATAA
- a CDS encoding pyridoxamine 5'-phosphate oxidase family protein: MRDVEKTVGNMIDKLKTVFIGSIDAEGFPNIKAMLQPRKREGIKVIYLTTNTSSMRVAQYRKNNHASIYFCDTRFFRGVMLRGTMEVLTDDASKEMIWQEGDTMYYPEGVTDPDYCVLKFTAISGRFYSNFKSESFVVD, from the coding sequence ATGAGAGATGTAGAAAAAACAGTAGGGAATATGATTGATAAATTGAAAACGGTCTTTATCGGTTCGATAGATGCCGAAGGTTTTCCGAATATCAAAGCTATGCTGCAGCCCAGGAAAAGGGAAGGAATAAAAGTTATCTATCTGACCACAAATACTTCATCAATGCGTGTTGCGCAATATCGAAAGAACAATCATGCAAGTATTTACTTTTGTGATACAAGGTTCTTTAGGGGAGTGATGTTGCGCGGCACAATGGAAGTGCTGACGGATGATGCCAGCAAGGAGATGATATGGCAGGAAGGAGATACGATGTATTATCCGGAAGGCGTGACCGATCCCGACTATTGTGTCCTGAAATTTACGGCAATTTCCGGTAGATTTTATAGTAACTTTAAGTCGGAAAGTTTTGTAGTTGACTAA
- a CDS encoding AraC family transcriptional regulator, which produces MKNSIPRYTFYKTKYGSELLVDVVELKYVKRFLTKGTVHTLTYYDITFVTEGEGNFSIDNQTHKAVPCDVLFSKPGEIRNWDTGHIVNGYALIFEDEFLSSFFKDPLFVQHLSFFNVGSKSVGLHLSNELYVRMLQLLSDIKTEIDSYKQNDVHVLRALLYEALMLLDRAYQKMLSDGSIHKEANSTHLSKFMEWVGTDLREHHSVRYYADKLCITPNYLNEIVSSALGISAKQYIQNKVMEEAKRLLVYTDFPISEIAFELHFSTVSYFVRCFRQSTGETPLAYRSIYKP; this is translated from the coding sequence ATGAAAAACTCAATTCCCCGGTATACTTTCTATAAGACTAAGTACGGAAGCGAACTTTTAGTGGATGTCGTAGAGCTGAAGTACGTAAAAAGGTTCTTGACCAAGGGCACTGTGCACACATTGACTTACTATGATATTACTTTCGTTACAGAGGGAGAAGGAAACTTTTCTATCGATAATCAAACGCATAAGGCAGTTCCCTGTGATGTCTTGTTTTCCAAGCCCGGAGAGATACGGAATTGGGATACCGGCCACATTGTAAATGGCTATGCTTTGATCTTCGAAGATGAGTTTCTGTCTTCCTTCTTTAAAGATCCGTTGTTTGTGCAGCATCTTTCTTTTTTCAACGTGGGGAGTAAATCTGTCGGACTGCATTTGTCGAATGAGCTTTATGTACGTATGCTTCAATTGTTGAGTGATATTAAGACAGAGATCGATTCGTATAAACAAAACGACGTACATGTATTGAGGGCATTGCTTTATGAAGCTCTCATGCTTCTGGACCGGGCATATCAAAAGATGTTGTCTGACGGCAGTATCCATAAAGAGGCAAATAGTACCCATCTAAGCAAGTTTATGGAATGGGTAGGGACCGACTTGAGGGAACATCACTCTGTCCGTTACTATGCGGACAAACTGTGTATCACTCCCAATTATTTGAATGAGATTGTAAGTTCGGCTCTGGGGATTAGCGCGAAACAATACATTCAGAATAAGGTTATGGAAGAAGCTAAAAGACTACTTGTTTATACGGATTTTCCTATCTCGGAAATTGCATTTGAACTTCATTTCTCTACTGTCTCCTATTTTGTACGCTGTTTTCGCCAATCTACGGGTGAAACTCCTTTGGCTTATCGGAGTATATATAAACCGTGA
- a CDS encoding DUF5043 domain-containing protein, translated as MKTLILAISTLFCVAYLHAQTNYYATTKTFNQDGYIYQCDVRASGFVRLYNKSNKWIKVYPVYKSTGESFAQTDAGIELFEDDNWTSSKCKSIVNAAFSDSEKQKVKGHDFNIIMYINSSTGRVDEVSFEFHKSDPFAAIPISVYRKIEIELKKDIWFTLTAEGKMLSYIFYWWAQEPQ; from the coding sequence ATGAAAACTTTAATTCTTGCTATTAGTACATTGTTTTGTGTTGCATATTTGCATGCACAGACAAATTATTATGCCACAACTAAAACTTTTAACCAAGATGGCTATATTTATCAGTGTGATGTACGAGCCTCTGGGTTTGTTAGACTTTATAATAAAAGCAATAAATGGATTAAAGTTTATCCTGTTTATAAAAGTACAGGTGAATCTTTTGCACAAACAGATGCAGGCATTGAACTGTTTGAAGATGATAATTGGACTAGTTCTAAATGTAAATCTATTGTAAATGCTGCATTCTCTGATAGTGAAAAACAGAAGGTAAAAGGACATGATTTTAATATAATTATGTATATAAATTCGAGTACAGGTAGGGTTGATGAAGTGAGTTTCGAGTTTCATAAGTCTGATCCTTTTGCAGCAATTCCTATTTCTGTTTATCGTAAGATTGAAATAGAACTTAAGAAAGACATATGGTTCACTCTTACTGCCGAGGGGAAAATGCTGAGTTATATTTTTTATTGGTGGGCACAAGAGCCTCAGTAA
- a CDS encoding DUF5043 domain-containing protein yields the protein MKTLIIFISILFSATYMYAQTNYYATTKTFNQDGYIYQCDVRASGFVTLYNKSNKLINVYPVYKNTGESFVQTDAGIKLLESDTWTRSKRFSIVNAAFSDSEKQRIKGYDFNIKMYINSSTGRVDEVSFEFHRSGPFATIPVSVYRKIETEIKKELWFTLTAEGKMLSYIFYWWAQEPK from the coding sequence ATGAAAACTTTAATTATTTTTATCAGTATACTGTTCAGTGCTACATATATGTATGCACAGACAAATTATTATGCCACAACTAAAACTTTCAATCAAGATGGCTATATTTATCAGTGTGATGTACGAGCCTCTGGGTTTGTTACACTTTATAATAAAAGTAATAAATTAATTAATGTTTATCCTGTTTATAAGAATACTGGTGAATCTTTTGTGCAAACAGATGCGGGTATTAAATTGCTTGAGAGTGATACTTGGACACGCTCAAAACGTTTTTCTATTGTTAATGCTGCATTTTCTGATAGTGAAAAACAAAGAATAAAGGGATATGATTTTAATATAAAGATGTATATAAATTCAAGTACAGGTAGGGTTGATGAAGTAAGTTTTGAGTTTCATAGGTCCGGTCCTTTTGCAACAATTCCTGTTTCCGTTTATCGCAAAATAGAAACAGAAATAAAGAAAGAGCTTTGGTTTACTCTTACTGCCGAGGGAAAAATGCTGAGTTATATTTTTTATTGGTGGGCACAAGAGCCTAAATAA